The genomic region GAACGAGCTCGAGTCCGAGGTCGACGGGATCGTACGCGAGATCCTCGTCGAGAACGCCGAGCCCGTCGAGTACGGGCAGGTGCTGTTCCGGATCGAGCCGCGCTCCTGAGCCCAATCCGCCCGCCCCTCCCCCGATCGTCCGCGGGGCCCCCCGCGGGCGCGCGCCGCGTTCCGCCGATCGCGGCGGCGCGCGGGGGAGGGGCGGGCGGAGGACGTTCGGGGCGTGATGAGGCGACGACGCATTCCATGTTTCGAAAGATCCTGATCGCGAACCGGGGTGAGATCGCCCTGCGGATCATCCGTGCCTGCAAGGAGCTGGGGATCCGGACGGTGGCGGTGTACAGCGAAGCGGACCGCGACTCGCTGCACGTGCGGTTCGCCGACGAGGACGTGTGCATCGGGCCGCCGCCGGCGCGGGAGAGCTACCTGAACATCCCGCGGATCATCGCGGCGGCAGAGGTGACCGGAGCGGACGCGATCCACCCGGGCTACGGTTTCCTCGCGGAGAACGCAGAGTTCGCGGAGATCTGCGAGCACTCGGACATCACGTTCATCGGTCCGACGGCGGAGCAGATCCGGCTGATGGGCGACAAAGCGGTGGCGCGCCGTACGATGGCATCCGTCGGCGTGCCGACGGTGCCGGGTAGCGAGGGCGCGGTGGCGAACGTGGACGAGGGGCTCGAGATCGCGCGCGAGATCGGCTTCCCGGTGCTGATCAAGGCGGCGGCGGGGGGCGGCGGGAAAGGCATGCGCGTGGCGGCGGACGAGGCGAGCTTCGCGTCCCAATTCCAGATGGCCCAGCGCGAGGCGCAGGCCGCGTTCGGCGACCCGTCGGTGTACCTGGAACGCTATCTCTCGCGGCCGCGGCACATCGAGATCCAGGTCCTGGGCGACAAGCACGGGCGCGTGGTGCACCTCGGCGAGCGCGACTGCTCCATCCAGCGGCGCCACCAGAAACTCATCGAAGAGGCGCCCTCGCCCGCGTTGACGCCGGAGCTGCGGCAGGCGATGGGCGAGGCGGCGGTCAGGGGCGCGTCGGCGATCGGCTACGTCTCGGCCGGGACCATCGAGTTCCTGCTGGACGAGGACGGCCAGTTCTACTTCATGGAGATGAACACCCGCATCCAGGTCGAGCACCCGGTCACCGAGATGGTGACGGGCGTGGACCTGATCAAGGAGCAGATCCGGATCGCGGCGGGTGAGCGGATGTCGATCCCGGAAGGCGAGACGCTGAAGCTGCGGGGCCATGCGATCGAGTGCCGCATCAACGCGGAGGACCCGTCGCGCAACTTCCAGCCGAGCCCGGGCACGATCACGATCTTCCATCCGCCGGGCGGTCCGGGCGTGCGGGTGGACACGCACGTGTACGGGGGCTACCGCGTTCCGCCGTACTACGATTCGCTGATCGGGAAGTTGATCGTGCACGGCAACACGCGGGAAGAGGCGCTGGCGCGGATGCGCTTCGCGCTCGAGTCGTTCATCATCGAGGGCGTGCACACGACGATCCCGTTCCTGCTGGAGCTGATCCAGGAGCCGGAGTTCGTGGCGGGCAACGTGGACACGAAGTACCTCGAGCGTCGGATGGCGGAAAGGGCGGCGGCGGGGACGTGAGGATCAACGTGTACTTCACGCCCGCCGAGCTGGGTGCGAGCGACCTGGCGGGGCGGACGGCGGTGGTGATCGACGTGCTGCGGGCGACGAGCACGCTGGTCGAAGCGCTCGCGAACGGGGCGCGCAGCGTCTTTCCCGCGCAGACGACGGACGAAGCCGTACGGCTGGCCCAGGCGTTGGGCCGTGAGGATGTGCTGCTGTGTGGGGAGCGGCGGGGCTTGAAGATCCCCGGCTTCGACCTCGGCAACTCTCCGCGTGAGTTCACGGCAGAGCGTGTCGCGGGGAAGGTTCTCGTGATGTCGACGACGAACGGGACACCCGCGCTGGCGGCGTGCGCGGGTGCGAAGCGGGTCCTGGTCGCGTCGCTGCTGAACCTGGGTGCGGTGGTGGAGGAGCTGGCCGCCGCGGGTGAGGACGTGGAGATCGTGTGCGCGGGACGCGAGAAGCGGTTCGCGCTCGAGGATGCGCTGTGTGCGGGAATGATCGCTGCGGGTTTGCGCTCGCGTCTGGGGCGCGCGCCGCGGACGAACGATGCCGCCTTCGTGGCGTTGGCGCTGGCGCGCCGTGCAGCCGGGCAGCCGGAGCGGTGGCTGGCGCGCTCGGCCGGGGGACGCCAGTTGCGGGAGATCGGGCTCGGCGAGGACGTGGCGTACTGCGCGGCTGTGGACCGGCACGCCGTGTTGCCGAGGCTGAAGGAGCGGCAGGTTTCGCTGTAGGCGCGAGGGCGAGCGGGACATGCTTTCCGAAGCGCAGAGACGGGAGCTGCTGGGCGTCGGGCTTCTGGCGCTCACGGTGCTGCTCGGTCTGAGCCTGGTTCCGCTGTCGCTCCTGGGGGAGGGCGCGGAGGCAGCGTTCCCACGGGGGAACATCATGGGCGGGCTGGGCGCCCTGTTCTCGCGGTGGGGGTTCCGCGCGCTGGGCGCGGGTCTGCCGTTCGTCGTCGTCGTGCCGGCGCTGGCCGGTGCGGGCTGCTTCGGCTGGCTGGAGCGGGAGACGGCGATCCGATGGAGCGCGCTGGCCCTGGGCCTGGCGTTGCTGGTGCCCACGGGCGCCGCGCTGATCCGGCTCGACGGGCGGGACCCGTGGCTGGACGCGGTGCCGCCCGGCGCGGGCTGGGCGGGTGTGGCGCTGGGCGCGCCGCTGTCGGCCGCCCTGGGTCCGATCGGCGCGATGATCGTGCTCGGGTTCCTCTTCGTCGCGTTGAGCGTGGGCACGATCGGGTGGAACCCGGCCCGGGCCGCGGCGGTGGGCGGTTGGCGAGCGGCGCGGCGGCTCGCGAGCGCTGTGCGGCTCCCGCGCCCCCCGGGGCCGGCGCCGCGGCGGCGCCGGCGGGAGCCGGAGCGCCCCGTGGAGCCGTCGGACGAGCCGGCGCCCGCCGTCGCTGTGGCGCCGGCCCCGCCGGCTCTGGAGGAGGAGGAAGAGAAGGAAAAGAGAAAGAAAGAAAAGAAAGAGCAGCGGGCGGAGCGCGGCCGGAAGGCTGCGGCCGAAGCGGAGCCGGTGCTGGAGGACCCGGGGCATCCGGGCTCGGAGGACCTGCCACCGCTCGACCTGCTCACACCGCAGCCGCCGCGCTCCTCATCGCTCAGCGATGAGGAACTGGACCGGCTCGGCCAGGTCGTGATCGACACGCTGCGGACCTTCAAGGTGGAGGGCCGCATCGGCGGGCGTACCACCGGTCCGGTGGTCACCCAGTTCGAGGTCATCCCGGCGCCGGGCGTGAAGGTCAACAAGATCGCGGCGCTGGATGCCGACCTCGCCCTTGCCCTGAAGGCGCCCAGCGTGCGGATCGTCGCACCCATCCCGGGCAAGGGTGCGGTGGGGGTGGAGGTGCCCAACCCCGAACCGGAGGTCGTGATGCTGCGGGACCTGCTGGAGACGGCGGCGTTCCAGCGGAGCCGCGGCAACCTCCCCCTCGCCCTGGGGCGCGACCTCACGGGCAAGCCGTACGTCGCCGATCTCGCCCGCATGCCCCACCTGCTGATCGCGGGCGCGACGGGCTCCGGCAAGTCCGTCTGCATCAACACCATCATCACGAGTCTCATCTACCGCCACACGCCGCGGTCGCTGCGTCTGCTGCTGATCGACCCGAAGATGGTCGAGCTCAGCATGTACCGGGACCTGCCACACCTGCGTCACCCGGTGGTGACCGACCCGAAGGACGCAGCCACCGTCCTGAAGTGGGCCGTGCTGGAGATGGAGCGGCGCTACGAGCTGCTCTCGGAGAACGGCGCGCGCTCGATCCTGGAGTTCAACCGGCGAGTCGAGGCCGGCCAGACGCTGCGACGGGTGCAGCCGGTGGGCGAAGAAGGCGACCCGGACCGGTGGATCTACACGGATGGCCCGCTGCCCTACATCGTGATCGTGGTGGACGAGCTGGCGGACCTGATGCTCGCCGTCCAGGCGGAGATCGAGAAGCCGCTGGCGCAGCTCGCGCAGAAGGCGCGCGCCATCGGGATCCACCTCATCGTGGCGACGCAGCGGCCCAGCGTGAACGTCATCACGGGCCTCATCAAGGCGAACTTCCCGTGCCGGATCGCCTTCCGGGTGAGTTCGAAGGTGGACTCGCGGACGATCCTGGACCAGAACGGCGCGGATGCACTGCTCGGCAACGGGGACATGCTGTTCCTGCCTCCGGGGCAGTCCGACCCGGTCCGGATTCAGGGCGCGTTCCTGACGACGGAGGACACCGAGCGGCTCATGCAGTGGTACCGCGGGCGCGCGGCGGAGCGTCCGGCTGCCGAGGACGACATCCTCGAGGTGGTCCGGGCGCTGGAGGCGGAGCAGGAGAGCGAGGACGCGGAGCTCGCGCTGTTGGAGGAGCGGGACCCGCTGTTCCGTCAGGCGGCCGAGATCTGCATCCAGTTCCGACAGGGTTCGACCTCGCTGCTGCAGCGTCGCCTTCGGATCGGGTACGGCCGTGCGGCGCGGATCATTGACCAGCTCCACCAGGCGGGCATCCTCGGGCCGCCGGACGGCTCGAAGCCGCGTGAGGTCCTGGTGGGGCTGGACGCTCTCGACTCGCTGCTCGGCGAGTGAGCGGGCGGACGCGCCGGCAGCGGACAGGCCGGGCGCAGGAACGGCGGCTCCGGGCACCGTGTACCACCGCGGTGACCGGAGCCTTTGCATGAGCGGACGACGATGAGACGGATCGGTTACGTGGCGGCCGCGGCGGTCGCGGTGGTCGTGCTGGCCCTTGTGGTGGGGCGGCTGGTCTCGGGCGGAGGCGGCGCGCCCGTGACGGCGGCGGACGAATACGCCCTGCGGGAGGGCGGGGCGAGGGGGGAGGCGGGTGCGATCCCGGTGCAGCCGGGGACCGCAACGGAGCCGGTCGACTCGACGGATTCGTTGCCTGCGGCCGGAGCCGCGCCCGCGCCCGAACCCCGACCCGCCGTGCAGCCGTTGCCCGCCGCGCAACGGTCATCCGGCGCGCATCCCGCGCCCTCCGCGGGGCCCGGACGCGGTGACGAGGCCTCAGCGGGGGGGGAGAGCAGCAGCGAGCGGAGCCTTCCGCAGGAGGATGCCGTGACGATCCTGCGGCGCGCCGCCGACGCATACGCGGACGTGGAGACCATCTCCGCCGCGTTCACACAGCGGCTCCAGAACCGCCTGCTCCGGACGGATGCGTTGAGCCGCGGACGTCTGTACCAGCGCCATCCCGACCGTTTCCTCATGCGCTTCGAGGAGCCGGCGGGGGATGTGATCGTGAGCGACGGCCGCTACTTCTGGCTGTACTACCCGAGCGTGGACTCGCTGCAGGTGATGCGCGCGCCGGTGGGCGCGGAAGGGGCGAGCGGCGTGGACCTGCGCAGCCAGTTCGTGGGCGATCCGGTGGCGCGGTTCGATGCGACGCTGCACGGCATGGAGGCCGTGGGCGGCCGCGATGCGTACCTCCTGACGCTGGTGCCGAGGCAGCGCCAGGGCTACCAGCGGCTGCGGGTCTGGGTGGACGCCCGCGACTACCTGGTGCGGCGCTTCGAGATCACGGAAGAGAACGGCAACGTGCGGCTGATCGAGCTGCACGACCTCCAGATCAACCGGGCGCTGGCTGACGACCTCTTCCGCTTCACGCCGCCGCCGAACGCGCGGATCGTGGACCGCGGCTGAAGCGCAGGATCGTGGGACGGCCCGGCTGCGTTGAAGGGCTGCCGGGCCGCACGTATATTCGGCGCCCTCACCGGCTCGAATTCCCGGAACTCCCGAGCATGACTCGACCGAGTCGTACCAGCCGCTCCCTCCCCGTGTTGAACCCGCCGGCCCCGGGGCCGACTGTCGCGGCCGCGGCGAACGGCGCGCGCATCGCAGTGGTCACGCTGGGCTGCGACAAGAACACCGTGGACAGCGAACGGATGCAGGCGTGGCTGGCCGGCGCGGGCGCGCGCGTGGGCGAGGAGGTGGACGGCGCGGATGTGGTGATCATCAACACGTGCGGCTTCATCGACATCGCGAAGGAAGAATCCATCGAGGCCCTGCTCGACGCGGCGCGGCTCAAGGCAGAGGGGCGGGTGAAGGCGGTGGTCGCCACGGGCTGCCTGGTGCAGCGCTACAAGGAGGAGCTGGCCGCGGAGCTGCCGGAGGTGGACCTGTTCCTCGGCCTGACGGAGGCGGGGCGCATCGTCGAGGAGCTGCGTGCGCGAGGCTTCCTGGACACCAGCGCTGCGGTCGTGCCGATGATGGAGCGGCCGCTGCGGCTGCTCTCACGGCGGCGGAGGCACACATCGTTCCTGAAGATCAGCGAGGGTTGCGACCACGCGTGCGCGTTCTGTGCGATCCCGCTGATGCGGGGCAAGCATCGTTCGGTGCCGATCGAGCAGCTCGTGCGCGAGGCACAGGAACTCGAGGCGGCGGGCGTCGTCGAGCTGGGGCTGATCAGTCAGGACACGACGTGGTACGGGCGGGATCTCGCGCGGCACGCAGCGGACACCACGGCCACTCCGCCCCTTTCCGGTCACGCTGCCGACGGAGAGGACGGATTCTTCGTGGGGCGCCCGTTTGCGCGCATGGCGGGCGTGGACGCGACGCTGCTGGGGAACACGGCGGCGCATGCCCCCGCGTCTCCGGTGAGCGGGAACGGCGGGCGTGAGCGGGGTGGGCCGCGGACCGGCCGTCTATGCGAGCTGCTGGAGGCGCTGCTCCGGGAGACGGCGATCCCGTGGTTCCGGCTGTTCTACATGTATCCGTCGGGCATCCAGCGGGACCTGGTGGAGCTGATGGCCCGGGAGCCGCGCATCGTGCCGTACCTGGACATGCCGATCCAGCACGGTTCGGACGCGGTGCTCAAGCGGATGCGGCGGCCCGAGCGCCGCGCCACGATCCTCGAACGTGTGCGGTGGCTGCGCGAGGCGGTGCCGGACCTGGCGCTGCGGACGACGGTGATCGTCGGCTTCCCGGGAGAAACGGAGGCGGACTTCGAGGCGCTGCTCGAGCTGCTCGAAGAGGTCCGGTTCGACCATGTGGGCGCGTTCGCGTACTCGGCGGAGGAGGGCACGCCCGCAGCGGAGATGCCGGACCAGGTGCCGGACGAGGTGAAGCGGGAGCGCCTGGAGCGGCTGGAGGAGGTGCAGCGCGGCATCACGCTGGAGCGGAACGAGGCGCAGATCGGGCGGGAGCTGGTGGTGCTCGTGGACCGGAGCGCTTCGGAAAACGGTGCGGGGGTGGCGGTGGGCCGCTCCACCCGCGACGCCGTGGAGGTGGACGGCGTGATGCTGATCCGCGGCGCCCCGGATGTGCGTCCCGGCGAGTTCGTGCGCGTGCGCGTCACCGGGGCGGACGAGCACGAGCTGACGGGCGACTTCGTCGAGAAGGTGCGATGATCGAGGTGGCGAGTGGCGAGCGGAGCGCGGCGTTGTTCGAGCGCGCCCGGCGGCGGATCCCGGGGGGAGTGAACTCGCCGGTCCGTGCATTCCGCGCGGTGGGCGGCGAGCCGTTCTTCGTGGGCCGTGCCGCGGGTGCGCGGCTCCAGGACGTGGACGGGCGCGAGTACGTGGACTACGTGCTGAGCTGGGGCGCGTTGCTGCTGGGGCACGCGGACCCGGCAGTGCAGCGCGCGGTGGCGGAGGCGGCGGCGCGCGGCACGAGCTACGGGGCGCCGTGCGCGCTGGAGGTGGAGCTGGCAGAGGCCGTGGCGACGCTGGTGCCGTCCGTCGAGATGGTGCGGTTCGTCAACAGCGGCACGGAGGCCACGATGTCGGCCGTGCGCCTCGCGCGCGCCGCGACGGGACGCGACCGCGTGCTCAAGTTCGCAGGCTGCTACCACGGCCACGGGGACAGCTTCCTGGTGCAGGCGGGCAGCGGCGCGGCCACGCTGGGGCTGCCGGACTCGCCGGGCGTGCCGGCCGCGCTGGCCGCATTGACGCTCAGTGTGCCGTTCAACGACGGCGAAGCGGTGGAGGCCGCGTTCCGTCAGTGGGGCGACGAGATCGCCTGCGTGATCGTGGAGCCGATCGTGGGGAACGCGGGGTTCATCCCGCCCGCCCCCGGGTTCCTGGAGCTGCTCCGGCGTGTGACGCGCGAGCACGGCGCGCTGCTCATCTTCGACGAGGTGATGACGGGGTTCCGGGTGGCAGCGGGCGGAGCGCAGGAGCGTTTCGGCATCGAGCCGGACCTGACGACGCTCGGCAAGGTGATCGGCGGCGGGCTGCCGGTGGGCGCGTACGGCGGGCGGCGCGAGCTGATGGAGTTGGTGGCGCCCGCGGGCCCGGTCTACCAGGCGGGAACGTTGTCGGGCAACCCCCTGGCCATGGCGGCCGGCTTGGTGCAGCTCCGGGCGGTCATGGACCGGCGTCCGCACGCGGAGCTGGAGGCGCGGGCGCGGCGGCTGGTGGAAGGGCTGCTGGACCGGGCGCGTGAGCTCGGTGTGCCGATGTGGGGAGGCGCCGCGGGGGCGATGTGGGGCTTCCACTTCGTGGAAGGGCCGGTCCGGGACTTCGATGACGCCCGGCGCGCCGACACCGCGCTGTTCGCGCGGTTCTTCCGGGCGTGCCTGGCGCGGGGCGTGTTCCTTCCGCCGTCGCCGTTCGAGGCGTGCTTCCTGTCGCTGGCCCACACGGACGCGGACATCGACTTCACGCTGGAGCAGGTGGGCGCCGCGCTGCGGGAGGCGGTGGGATGAGGGGCTGCGCGGCGCTGCGGGTCGCGGCGGTGTGTGTGCTCCTGGCGGCGTGCCGCCCGGCGGGGCCGACGCCGCGCGCGGTGCGGCCGGGGCTGCCGACCGCCGAGCCACGGGTGCGGGTCGGCATCCTGGTGGACGCGCCGGAGGCGGTGGTCACCGCGGACGGGCCGTTCGAGGTCCGTGTGGGCACGGCGACCAAGGGCATCGCGGCTGCTGCCGGCGAGCGGTGGGTGTTCACCGCGGATGCCGCCGGGCAGGTGAGGGGGCGGGGGCCGGGCGGCCGGCGCGTGGGGCCCACGCCGGGAACGGTGGCCGTGGTTCCCCGGGGTGACGCGGCCGTCGTGATCGGCGACCGGCGCTACCGCGGCACGGCGCTGGTCCGCGGGGCCGGCCCGGGCCGGGTGACGGCGATCAACGTGCTGGAACTGGAAGCGTACCTGCTGGGCGTCGTGCCCCGAGAGATCGGCGCCCGGTCCGAAGCGGAGATCGAGGCGGTGAAGGCCCAGGCCGTTGCGGCGCGGACGTACGCGATCGGCAACCTCGGCAACCGGGAGCGCCTCGGCTTCGACTTCTTCGCGACCGTCGCGGACCAGGTCTACGGCGGACTTGCGGACGAGGATCCGGTGGTCACGCGCGCGGTGCGGGAGACGCGGGGCGAGATCGTGACGTACGAGGGCCTGCCGATCCTCGCCTACTACC from bacterium harbors:
- the accC gene encoding acetyl-CoA carboxylase biotin carboxylase subunit — encoded protein: MFRKILIANRGEIALRIIRACKELGIRTVAVYSEADRDSLHVRFADEDVCIGPPPARESYLNIPRIIAAAEVTGADAIHPGYGFLAENAEFAEICEHSDITFIGPTAEQIRLMGDKAVARRTMASVGVPTVPGSEGAVANVDEGLEIAREIGFPVLIKAAAGGGGKGMRVAADEASFASQFQMAQREAQAAFGDPSVYLERYLSRPRHIEIQVLGDKHGRVVHLGERDCSIQRRHQKLIEEAPSPALTPELRQAMGEAAVRGASAIGYVSAGTIEFLLDEDGQFYFMEMNTRIQVEHPVTEMVTGVDLIKEQIRIAAGERMSIPEGETLKLRGHAIECRINAEDPSRNFQPSPGTITIFHPPGGPGVRVDTHVYGGYRVPPYYDSLIGKLIVHGNTREEALARMRFALESFIIEGVHTTIPFLLELIQEPEFVAGNVDTKYLERRMAERAAAGT
- a CDS encoding 2-phosphosulfolactate phosphatase, whose translation is MRINVYFTPAELGASDLAGRTAVVIDVLRATSTLVEALANGARSVFPAQTTDEAVRLAQALGREDVLLCGERRGLKIPGFDLGNSPREFTAERVAGKVLVMSTTNGTPALAACAGAKRVLVASLLNLGAVVEELAAAGEDVEIVCAGREKRFALEDALCAGMIAAGLRSRLGRAPRTNDAAFVALALARRAAGQPERWLARSAGGRQLREIGLGEDVAYCAAVDRHAVLPRLKERQVSL
- a CDS encoding cell division protein FtsK; this translates as MLSEAQRRELLGVGLLALTVLLGLSLVPLSLLGEGAEAAFPRGNIMGGLGALFSRWGFRALGAGLPFVVVVPALAGAGCFGWLERETAIRWSALALGLALLVPTGAALIRLDGRDPWLDAVPPGAGWAGVALGAPLSAALGPIGAMIVLGFLFVALSVGTIGWNPARAAAVGGWRAARRLASAVRLPRPPGPAPRRRRREPERPVEPSDEPAPAVAVAPAPPALEEEEEKEKRKKEKKEQRAERGRKAAAEAEPVLEDPGHPGSEDLPPLDLLTPQPPRSSSLSDEELDRLGQVVIDTLRTFKVEGRIGGRTTGPVVTQFEVIPAPGVKVNKIAALDADLALALKAPSVRIVAPIPGKGAVGVEVPNPEPEVVMLRDLLETAAFQRSRGNLPLALGRDLTGKPYVADLARMPHLLIAGATGSGKSVCINTIITSLIYRHTPRSLRLLLIDPKMVELSMYRDLPHLRHPVVTDPKDAATVLKWAVLEMERRYELLSENGARSILEFNRRVEAGQTLRRVQPVGEEGDPDRWIYTDGPLPYIVIVVDELADLMLAVQAEIEKPLAQLAQKARAIGIHLIVATQRPSVNVITGLIKANFPCRIAFRVSSKVDSRTILDQNGADALLGNGDMLFLPPGQSDPVRIQGAFLTTEDTERLMQWYRGRAAERPAAEDDILEVVRALEAEQESEDAELALLEERDPLFRQAAEICIQFRQGSTSLLQRRLRIGYGRAARIIDQLHQAGILGPPDGSKPREVLVGLDALDSLLGE
- the hemL gene encoding glutamate-1-semialdehyde-2,1-aminomutase; amino-acid sequence: MIEVASGERSAALFERARRRIPGGVNSPVRAFRAVGGEPFFVGRAAGARLQDVDGREYVDYVLSWGALLLGHADPAVQRAVAEAAARGTSYGAPCALEVELAEAVATLVPSVEMVRFVNSGTEATMSAVRLARAATGRDRVLKFAGCYHGHGDSFLVQAGSGAATLGLPDSPGVPAALAALTLSVPFNDGEAVEAAFRQWGDEIACVIVEPIVGNAGFIPPAPGFLELLRRVTREHGALLIFDEVMTGFRVAAGGAQERFGIEPDLTTLGKVIGGGLPVGAYGGRRELMELVAPAGPVYQAGTLSGNPLAMAAGLVQLRAVMDRRPHAELEARARRLVEGLLDRARELGVPMWGGAAGAMWGFHFVEGPVRDFDDARRADTALFARFFRACLARGVFLPPSPFEACFLSLAHTDADIDFTLEQVGAALREAVG
- a CDS encoding 30S ribosomal protein S12 methylthiotransferase RimO, with product MTRPSRTSRSLPVLNPPAPGPTVAAAANGARIAVVTLGCDKNTVDSERMQAWLAGAGARVGEEVDGADVVIINTCGFIDIAKEESIEALLDAARLKAEGRVKAVVATGCLVQRYKEELAAELPEVDLFLGLTEAGRIVEELRARGFLDTSAAVVPMMERPLRLLSRRRRHTSFLKISEGCDHACAFCAIPLMRGKHRSVPIEQLVREAQELEAAGVVELGLISQDTTWYGRDLARHAADTTATPPLSGHAADGEDGFFVGRPFARMAGVDATLLGNTAAHAPASPVSGNGGRERGGPRTGRLCELLEALLRETAIPWFRLFYMYPSGIQRDLVELMAREPRIVPYLDMPIQHGSDAVLKRMRRPERRATILERVRWLREAVPDLALRTTVIVGFPGETEADFEALLELLEEVRFDHVGAFAYSAEEGTPAAEMPDQVPDEVKRERLERLEEVQRGITLERNEAQIGRELVVLVDRSASENGAGVAVGRSTRDAVEVDGVMLIRGAPDVRPGEFVRVRVTGADEHELTGDFVEKVR